The following proteins are co-located in the Myroides profundi genome:
- a CDS encoding DsbA family oxidoreductase: MKVEIWSDIMCPFCYVGKKNFENALVQLPFADKIEVEWKSFQLDPDLPVEGLDMSTKEYLAKRKGMPEQQIQGMLENLKQAGKAVGIEFNQDQSIPVNTIRAHRFVHFAQLQGKGNEAKEVVFKAHFTDGKNVGDIAVLVALAEQIGLNAEEVKAFLATDEQLDEVTADITEARALGISGVPFFVLDRKYGVSGAQPTESFVEALTQAFQESQPKFEMKGGSDAGACGPEGCEI, translated from the coding sequence ATGAAAGTAGAGATATGGTCGGATATTATGTGTCCGTTTTGTTACGTCGGAAAGAAGAATTTTGAGAATGCATTGGTACAGTTGCCTTTCGCAGATAAGATAGAAGTAGAGTGGAAGAGCTTTCAGCTAGATCCAGACTTACCAGTAGAAGGGTTAGATATGTCTACTAAGGAGTACCTAGCTAAGCGCAAAGGTATGCCAGAGCAACAGATACAAGGAATGCTAGAGAACTTAAAACAAGCAGGTAAAGCAGTAGGTATCGAGTTTAACCAAGACCAATCTATTCCTGTGAATACGATTAGAGCTCATCGCTTTGTACACTTCGCACAGTTACAAGGAAAAGGGAATGAGGCTAAAGAAGTAGTGTTTAAAGCTCACTTTACAGATGGTAAAAATGTAGGAGATATAGCAGTATTAGTAGCACTAGCAGAGCAGATAGGACTAAATGCAGAAGAAGTAAAAGCGTTCTTAGCTACAGACGAACAGCTAGATGAGGTGACAGCGGATATTACAGAAGCACGTGCTCTAGGGATATCAGGAGTGCCATTCTTCGTATTAGATAGAAAATATGGTGTATCAGGAGCTCAACCTACAGAGTCTTTTGTAGAAGCACTGACACAAGCATTCCAAGAAAGCCAACCTAAATTCGAAATGAAAGGTGGTAGTGATGCGGGAGCTTGTGGTCCAGAAGGATGTGAGATATAA
- a CDS encoding DUF2905 domain-containing protein, with protein sequence MGKTVIFIGCIIVIIGILIQFTSFNLDWFGKLPGDIRIQRPGFSFFMPITSMIIVSVVGTGLLWLYRKFFS encoded by the coding sequence ATGGGAAAAACAGTCATATTTATCGGTTGTATCATCGTCATCATAGGTATATTGATACAGTTCACTTCGTTTAATCTGGATTGGTTTGGCAAATTGCCTGGTGATATCCGTATCCAGCGTCCAGGTTTTTCATTCTTTATGCCGATTACCTCTATGATTATTGTATCTGTAGTAGGCACAGGATTACTATGGTTATACAGAAAGTTCTTTAGCTGA
- a CDS encoding CynX/NimT family MFS transporter, with product MENKIEEISKMKKLLMLLGIIFIASNLRAPLTSVGPVISEISKSLALSNTTAGLVTTIPLMAFGFLSSMVPKISRRYGMELVLLGSLILLSIGLVIRPYGSLVTLFLGAALVGIAITVGNVLMPAYIKSNYQKNVGTMMGIYSVAMNLTAALAAGFSISLGKFTEMGWKGSIGVWLVLSIATILIWLPQVKKKQAIEGSNRGFTEEKKVNMYSSKLAWAVTVFMGVQSLLFYCLAAWLPKVAITWGIPKEDAGWLLSYMQFAQLPMTFIGAIIASKLSNQKLLAIGTGVLFAIGIAGLLIFKVNMIALWCVLIGTASGLAFSLSMLFFVLRTSSTTQAAELSGMAQSIGYLIAACGPPVFGALFDVTQSWSMSLMFLLVMSITLIVSGGIAGKNDWVK from the coding sequence ATGGAAAATAAGATAGAAGAGATATCTAAAATGAAGAAATTACTGATGTTGTTAGGTATCATATTTATTGCTTCTAATCTAAGAGCTCCACTTACATCTGTAGGGCCTGTTATATCAGAGATAAGTAAATCACTGGCTCTGTCTAACACTACAGCAGGATTAGTAACGACGATACCCTTAATGGCATTCGGATTCTTATCTAGTATGGTGCCAAAGATCTCACGTAGATACGGTATGGAGCTTGTATTATTAGGATCATTGATTCTATTGAGTATAGGATTAGTCATTAGACCTTATGGTAGTTTAGTTACTTTGTTTTTAGGGGCAGCCTTAGTAGGGATAGCGATTACAGTAGGTAACGTATTGATGCCAGCTTATATCAAAAGTAATTATCAGAAGAATGTAGGTACCATGATGGGAATATATTCAGTAGCTATGAACCTGACAGCAGCGTTAGCAGCAGGGTTTAGTATCAGCTTGGGTAAATTCACAGAGATGGGATGGAAAGGTTCGATAGGAGTATGGTTAGTACTGAGTATCGCGACTATATTGATTTGGCTTCCTCAAGTAAAAAAGAAACAAGCAATCGAAGGAAGTAATAGAGGCTTCACAGAAGAGAAAAAAGTAAATATGTACTCGTCTAAGTTAGCTTGGGCAGTTACAGTATTTATGGGAGTACAGTCTCTACTGTTCTACTGTTTAGCAGCATGGTTACCTAAAGTGGCTATCACATGGGGTATACCTAAAGAAGATGCAGGATGGTTATTGTCTTATATGCAGTTCGCACAGTTGCCTATGACATTCATCGGTGCTATCATAGCGAGTAAGTTATCTAATCAGAAACTGCTAGCTATCGGTACAGGAGTATTGTTTGCTATTGGGATAGCAGGTTTATTGATCTTTAAGGTAAATATGATCGCGCTATGGTGTGTATTAATCGGTACAGCGAGTGGATTAGCCTTTAGTTTATCGATGCTATTCTTCGTATTGCGTACAAGTAGCACTACCCAAGCAGCAGAATTATCAGGTATGGCACAGTCTATCGGATACCTAATCGCAGCATGTGGACCACCAGTATTTGGAGCATTATTCGATGTGACACAGTCTTGGTCTATGTCCTTGATGTTTTTATTAGTGATGTCTATTACTTTGATTGTATCAGGAGGTATCGCAGGTAAGAACGACTGGGTGAAGTAA
- a CDS encoding AraC family transcriptional regulator yields the protein MDTSQLVDQVEKKGFSWHAELWKHNNEFHHHKKAQLVYVESGYQHLHVESCQFLLPQNHVAYIPSNMPHKTTHASEHISLHTLYFDVDDLPPFYDELYLFSIPSVLREMIMYTEKWSMNMEYEESEQTFLRAILLELPSFVQNAVPLITPVPRTNALLEVTAYIHKHYRSTITIDELAQLSFMSIRTLERQFKKETGISIAKYIQMARIIKSIELLSEGQYTINEIALLVGYNSAQSYSNVFTKLMGQRPTEFIQHTFTL from the coding sequence ATGGATACATCACAATTAGTCGATCAAGTTGAAAAGAAAGGTTTTTCTTGGCATGCTGAGCTTTGGAAACACAACAATGAGTTTCACCATCATAAGAAAGCTCAACTCGTCTATGTAGAATCAGGATATCAACATCTACATGTAGAGTCGTGCCAATTCTTATTACCTCAAAATCATGTAGCCTATATCCCATCCAATATGCCGCATAAGACTACGCATGCGTCTGAGCATATCTCTCTACATACACTATACTTCGATGTGGATGACTTACCTCCGTTTTATGATGAGTTATACCTATTCTCTATACCTAGTGTACTTAGAGAAATGATTATGTATACTGAGAAGTGGTCTATGAATATGGAATATGAGGAGAGTGAACAGACGTTCTTAAGAGCTATCTTATTAGAATTACCTTCTTTTGTACAGAATGCTGTACCTCTTATCACTCCCGTACCACGTACCAATGCACTGCTAGAAGTAACTGCTTATATACATAAACATTATCGATCTACTATCACTATAGATGAGTTAGCTCAACTGTCCTTTATGAGTATTCGTACTTTAGAACGTCAGTTCAAAAAAGAAACGGGTATCAGTATCGCTAAATATATACAGATGGCACGTATCATCAAGTCAATAGAACTGCTGAGTGAAGGGCAATATACTATCAATGAGATAGCATTACTCGTAGGATATAACAGTGCCCAGTCTTACAGTAATGTATTCACTAAACTGATGGGACAACGCCCTACTGAGTTTATACAACATACATTCACGCTATAA
- a CDS encoding dipeptidyl-peptidase 3 family protein yields the protein MKLNTMACIVLASAMLLSCGDKKEAEKGASEVTTTEKFDYSVDQFGDIEVLRYQVPGWDDLTLKEKELVYYLSQAGYAGRDIIWDQNYKHNLTIRKALENIYENYKGDKESEDWKEFVTYVKRVWFSNGIHHHYSNEKIKPGFSQAYFSILLKETNTTLDQNVANVLFNNVDSKKVNLDLAKGLVKGSAVNFYGEGITEDEVEAFYNAMKSPDPHRPLSTGLNSKVVKENGKLVEKVWKSGGMYGAAIDQIIFWLEKAVTVAENQEQADALKLLIKYYQTGDLQLWDDYNVAWVKATKGNIDYNSGFIEVYADPLGHKGSYESVVQINDFDMSKKMAVLSKEAQWFEDNSPLMAEHKKKNVTGVSYKTVIVASESGDASPSTPIGVNLPNADWIRAEHGSKSISLGNIIDAYNHAGGSDKLKEFVHDEEELQLEEKYGELADKLHTALHEVIGHASGQINKGVGQPKETLKSYASTLEEGRADLVGLFYLYNPKLQELGLVDDWKSVGKAAYDGYIRNGLMTQLVRLEPGADIEEAHMRNRQWVSAWVFEKGKKDNVIEKVVRDGKTYYNITDYDKLHDLFGQLLKETQRIKSEGDYKAGQALVETYGVKVDQAIHKEVLERNAKFNSAPYRGFVNPYIVPVKNDKGEVTDYVIEQPKSFEEQMLRYTKEYGFLPLVN from the coding sequence ATGAAATTAAATACAATGGCCTGTATCGTATTGGCTTCCGCTATGTTATTATCATGTGGAGACAAGAAAGAGGCAGAAAAAGGAGCAAGCGAAGTGACTACAACAGAAAAGTTTGATTACAGTGTGGATCAGTTTGGAGATATCGAAGTATTGAGATATCAAGTACCTGGATGGGACGATCTAACATTAAAAGAAAAAGAATTAGTGTATTATCTAAGTCAGGCAGGGTACGCTGGACGTGATATCATCTGGGATCAGAACTATAAACACAATTTGACTATTCGTAAAGCATTAGAGAATATTTACGAAAACTATAAAGGAGACAAAGAATCAGAGGATTGGAAAGAATTCGTGACGTATGTGAAGAGAGTATGGTTCTCTAATGGTATTCACCACCATTATTCTAACGAAAAGATAAAACCTGGATTCTCTCAAGCTTATTTCTCTATTTTATTAAAAGAGACTAATACTACATTAGATCAGAATGTAGCGAATGTTCTATTTAATAATGTAGATAGTAAAAAAGTAAATCTTGATTTAGCGAAAGGTCTTGTAAAAGGATCTGCAGTTAACTTCTATGGAGAAGGGATTACAGAAGATGAGGTAGAGGCATTCTATAATGCGATGAAGAGTCCAGACCCACATCGTCCATTATCTACAGGACTAAACTCTAAAGTAGTAAAAGAGAATGGTAAGTTAGTAGAGAAAGTATGGAAGAGTGGTGGAATGTATGGAGCAGCTATTGATCAAATCATCTTTTGGTTAGAAAAAGCTGTTACAGTTGCAGAGAACCAAGAGCAAGCAGATGCGCTTAAGTTATTAATCAAATATTACCAAACAGGAGATCTTCAGCTTTGGGATGATTATAACGTTGCATGGGTGAAAGCTACTAAAGGAAATATTGATTACAACAGTGGATTTATCGAAGTATATGCAGACCCATTAGGACATAAAGGATCTTACGAAAGCGTTGTTCAAATCAACGATTTTGATATGTCTAAGAAGATGGCTGTTCTTTCTAAAGAAGCTCAGTGGTTCGAGGATAACTCTCCATTAATGGCAGAGCATAAAAAGAAAAATGTAACAGGAGTATCGTATAAGACAGTGATCGTAGCGTCTGAGTCTGGTGATGCATCTCCAAGTACACCTATCGGAGTGAACTTACCGAATGCAGATTGGATTAGAGCAGAACACGGTTCTAAGTCTATCTCTTTAGGTAATATTATCGATGCATATAATCATGCAGGTGGTTCGGATAAGTTAAAAGAGTTCGTTCACGATGAGGAAGAATTACAATTAGAGGAGAAATATGGTGAGTTAGCAGATAAGCTACACACAGCTCTTCACGAGGTAATCGGACATGCATCTGGACAAATCAACAAAGGAGTAGGACAACCAAAAGAAACACTGAAGAGTTATGCTTCTACATTAGAAGAAGGACGTGCTGATTTAGTGGGGTTATTCTATTTATACAATCCTAAGTTACAAGAGTTAGGATTAGTTGACGATTGGAAGTCAGTAGGTAAAGCAGCTTATGATGGATATATCCGTAACGGATTAATGACGCAGTTAGTGCGCCTAGAGCCAGGTGCTGATATCGAAGAAGCTCACATGCGTAACCGCCAATGGGTGAGTGCTTGGGTATTCGAAAAAGGGAAGAAAGATAATGTAATTGAGAAAGTAGTTCGCGATGGTAAGACATATTATAATATTACGGATTATGATAAGTTACACGATCTATTCGGACAGCTTTTAAAAGAGACTCAACGTATCAAATCTGAAGGTGATTATAAAGCAGGACAAGCGTTAGTAGAGACTTATGGTGTGAAAGTAGATCAAGCTATCCACAAAGAAGTTTTAGAGCGTAATGCTAAGTTTAACTCTGCTCCATATAGAGGATTTGTAAACCCATACATTGTACCAGTGAAGAATGATAAAGGAGAGGTGACTGATTATGTAATCGAACAACCTAAATCATTTGAAGAGCAAATGTTGCGTTATACTAAAGAATATGGTTTCTTACCACTTGTAAACTAA
- a CDS encoding DUF1572 family protein, which yields MTIQELEGIRKQFEYYRMIVDKTVLVLSQDELNQKVNVESNSIAMLMRHITGNLLSRFTNFFTEDGEKSWRNRDDEFADGVYDRHELITNWDKAWNVLFSTIDSINEENINTVVKIRNQNHTVAEALYRQLAHYPYHIGQIVFIGKMIRNEEWKSLTIPKNKSKEYNQNKFENPNSETHFVDDYLKK from the coding sequence ATGACTATACAAGAATTAGAAGGTATTCGCAAGCAATTCGAGTACTATAGAATGATCGTAGATAAAACGGTTTTAGTTCTATCTCAAGATGAGTTAAATCAAAAGGTCAATGTAGAGAGTAACTCTATAGCGATGTTAATGCGCCATATCACAGGTAATTTGCTTTCTCGTTTTACTAACTTTTTTACAGAAGATGGAGAGAAGTCATGGAGAAACAGAGATGATGAGTTCGCAGATGGAGTTTATGACAGACATGAACTTATAACGAATTGGGACAAGGCATGGAATGTTCTCTTCAGTACCATAGATAGTATTAATGAAGAGAATATTAATACAGTAGTGAAGATCAGAAACCAAAACCATACGGTAGCAGAAGCTTTATACCGACAGTTAGCACATTACCCTTATCATATAGGACAGATTGTATTTATTGGAAAGATGATACGCAATGAAGAGTGGAAGTCTTTAACCATTCCTAAAAATAAATCAAAAGAATACAATCAGAACAAATTTGAAAATCCTAATTCAGAGACTCATTTTGTAGATGATTATCTAAAGAAGTAA
- a CDS encoding NYN domain-containing protein, with product MMEKQNNNIAILVDGDNAQAKLLDKILEEVSKYGKVTVRRIYGDWTTPQMNSWKELLNDLSFSPIQKFNYTSGKNSTDSSLIIDAMDILHAKMVDGFCIVSSDSDYTGLAKRIREEGIFVMGVGEKKTPNAFVQSCEIFTYCETLMPKATTAVKEANGNAKKVEATDDDDTKSLTKKEYRLIDKAFDMSVDEEVEAYIATVGGNLRKLNPSFDARDYGFRNLTELFKHLKTYDVINNNVKGLNHPLVKKK from the coding sequence ATGATGGAAAAACAAAATAACAACATTGCAATCTTAGTGGATGGGGACAATGCTCAAGCTAAGTTGTTGGATAAGATTTTAGAAGAAGTTTCTAAATATGGGAAGGTGACTGTCCGTCGTATTTATGGAGATTGGACAACACCGCAAATGAATAGCTGGAAGGAATTACTGAATGACTTGTCATTTTCGCCTATACAGAAGTTTAATTATACTAGTGGAAAGAACTCCACTGATAGTTCTCTAATCATAGATGCTATGGATATTCTGCATGCTAAGATGGTAGATGGATTCTGTATCGTATCTAGTGACAGTGACTATACTGGTTTAGCTAAGCGTATCAGAGAAGAAGGTATTTTCGTGATGGGAGTAGGAGAGAAGAAGACTCCGAATGCTTTCGTTCAGTCATGTGAGATATTTACTTATTGTGAAACCTTAATGCCTAAAGCAACTACAGCAGTCAAAGAAGCGAATGGCAATGCTAAAAAAGTAGAAGCTACAGATGATGACGATACTAAATCATTAACTAAGAAAGAGTATAGACTGATAGATAAAGCATTCGATATGTCTGTAGATGAGGAGGTAGAAGCTTATATCGCTACAGTAGGAGGTAACCTTCGTAAGCTTAATCCTAGTTTTGATGCCAGAGATTATGGCTTTAGAAACTTGACAGAGCTTTTTAAACATCTAAAGACTTATGATGTAATTAACAATAATGTTAAGGGGTTAAATCATCCCTTAGTAAAGAAAAAATAA
- a CDS encoding MoaF-related domain-containing protein: MNNKIIIASLAIALSVGACQSKTEKESTSSEILESTSASHTSTLIGHKAEIQFPEMKATIEYTSTDTLHWSTVGENGAVNEGDEKMSYKALGEDLHFLNWIEQDGFTVSQIINTKTGEVTAFWSYNGADQKRESQFVTGTFRLID, translated from the coding sequence ATGAACAACAAAATAATAATAGCTTCATTGGCAATAGCGTTGTCAGTAGGAGCATGTCAGTCAAAGACAGAGAAAGAATCTACTTCATCAGAAATATTAGAAAGTACTAGTGCTAGCCACACTAGTACCTTAATTGGACATAAAGCAGAAATACAGTTCCCAGAGATGAAAGCTACTATCGAGTACACGAGTACAGATACCTTACACTGGAGTACAGTAGGTGAGAATGGAGCAGTAAATGAAGGCGATGAGAAAATGAGCTACAAAGCACTTGGCGAGGACTTACACTTTCTGAACTGGATAGAACAAGACGGTTTTACAGTTAGTCAAATCATCAATACGAAGACAGGAGAAGTAACTGCTTTTTGGTCTTATAACGGAGCTGATCAGAAACGTGAAAGTCAGTTTGTAACAGGAACTTTTAGATTAATTGATTAA
- a CDS encoding Crp/Fnr family transcriptional regulator yields MNKASLIDNFERKGVTLTQEEKELLLSAFQTVYVKKKDYLLTAGAVCDFEAFVVQGCFKEYCLDEKGEEHIIHFSIEDWWLADLESYNYERPSKIFIQALEDSEVLLIRKERKEALYDEIPVLEKIYRRMTQQECIALQRRIVNKLSMDATAEYEDFCKRYPSLVQRLTNIQIASYLGISQEFLSKIRSKKK; encoded by the coding sequence ATGAATAAAGCCTCATTAATAGATAATTTTGAACGCAAAGGTGTTACATTAACTCAAGAAGAGAAGGAATTATTACTTTCTGCTTTTCAGACTGTTTATGTAAAGAAGAAAGACTATCTATTAACAGCAGGTGCTGTATGTGACTTCGAAGCCTTTGTAGTACAAGGATGTTTTAAAGAATATTGTTTGGACGAAAAAGGAGAAGAACACATCATACATTTCTCTATAGAAGATTGGTGGTTAGCAGATCTAGAAAGTTATAATTATGAACGACCATCTAAGATATTTATACAAGCATTAGAAGATAGCGAAGTTTTACTGATAAGGAAAGAACGCAAAGAAGCTCTATATGATGAAATACCTGTCTTAGAAAAGATATATAGAAGGATGACTCAGCAGGAGTGTATCGCTCTTCAGCGTCGTATTGTAAATAAGTTGTCAATGGATGCTACAGCAGAGTACGAAGATTTCTGTAAGCGATATCCATCCTTAGTACAGCGTCTAACTAATATTCAGATAGCTTCTTATCTAGGTATTTCTCAAGAGTTTTTGAGTAAAATACGCAGTAAGAAAAAATAA
- a CDS encoding TIGR00730 family Rossman fold protein — protein sequence MRYTVFCGSSSGTKDIYYKQAFALGEQLAKHHIGLVYGGAKVGLMGAVADGVLKGNGEVIGVLPSFLADVELGHKGLTELIMVETMHERKAKMDELSDGVITMPGGYGTLEEFFEMLTWAQLGLHKKPVALLNIDGFYNPLLEMIDTMVAMGFLKEINKDMIVVADKIEELLEKMKAYKAPKEGKWIQK from the coding sequence ATGAGATATACGGTGTTTTGTGGTTCTAGTTCAGGTACTAAGGATATTTATTATAAACAAGCTTTTGCATTAGGAGAACAATTAGCTAAGCATCATATCGGACTTGTATACGGTGGTGCTAAAGTGGGGTTAATGGGAGCTGTAGCTGACGGTGTTCTTAAAGGGAATGGCGAAGTTATCGGTGTATTACCTAGTTTTTTGGCAGATGTAGAATTAGGTCATAAGGGATTAACAGAGTTAATTATGGTCGAAACAATGCATGAACGCAAAGCTAAAATGGACGAATTATCTGATGGTGTAATCACAATGCCTGGAGGATATGGTACTTTAGAAGAATTCTTTGAAATGCTAACATGGGCTCAATTAGGATTACACAAAAAGCCTGTAGCATTATTAAATATAGATGGATTCTATAATCCACTATTAGAAATGATAGATACGATGGTCGCTATGGGGTTCTTAAAAGAGATAAACAAAGATATGATTGTGGTAGCTGATAAGATAGAAGAGCTTTTAGAAAAGATGAAAGCCTATAAAGCACCTAAAGAAGGTAAATGGATTCAAAAATAA
- a CDS encoding outer membrane beta-barrel family protein, with amino-acid sequence MKFKLSVMLFLTMVCSIYAQQKGKIIGAIFDKSINQSVPYATVSIKDGETIVTGAMSDDNGKFELTVPQKKYTLEVQFIGYQTYTKDFELTEATYNFGTINLTPEATTLEGVNIIAESSTIEQKIDRKVINVGKDLTTAGATAGEIMNNIPSVNVDKDGKISLRGNENVRILIDGRPTNMSSEQVLKQIPSTSIKSIELITNPSAKYNPEGMSGIINIVLHKNTMDGFNGSVDTGVTFAHTVKNTNSINANYRQGKLNFFANGSYSYGKYKNDGDMLRTDIMSPTEIRMNNKNKNYFYKVGMDYYINDNNTLSFYTNQSTNDRTTDMDNATTYPKNLFEDIFQKTVYDGDNRYSAYNLAYKHLFEKKGHTLDIEGNFSRNKSTNDGDYNTIIGKNPNQVYQDRNNDKSDLTTINIDYVNPLNDHTKLEVGAEARISRADNNFDSNNPLIPEKNKTINNKYNQDIFSAYVTFGQTYGKFNYQVGTRLESYKVESKLGGTTTFKDDYVTLYPSVYLGYSMTDNDMFNLSYSRRVDRPSISQTNPVRQFSTPLMTMVGNPELKPQFTNSVELNYTRMFNNKSSVTAGVYYRKINKEINHVIYDDPDNDNPNALLMTFDNYKSNDAYGFELSANIKLTPWWDMQPGIDFSSIKQTGFVSQLNSTTNQMDFIERDITASAFNARLNSNFKATKNLRFNLFGFYRGPVDGITMDSKEMYKIDAGARYSLLENKLSISARFNDIFNTMKFKYSSQYPYASNGQFTWESRSVYIGVNYMFGGGKGRALQRKNRDSNTKESGGAGGLF; translated from the coding sequence ATGAAATTCAAATTAAGTGTCATGCTTTTCCTTACCATGGTTTGCTCTATTTATGCGCAACAGAAAGGAAAAATTATAGGAGCGATTTTTGACAAATCAATTAATCAATCCGTTCCTTATGCAACTGTCTCTATTAAAGATGGAGAGACTATTGTAACAGGTGCTATGTCTGATGACAATGGAAAATTCGAATTAACTGTTCCTCAAAAAAAATATACACTAGAAGTACAGTTTATCGGTTACCAAACATATACTAAAGATTTTGAGTTAACTGAAGCTACTTATAACTTCGGTACGATTAACTTAACTCCTGAAGCGACAACTTTAGAAGGAGTTAATATTATCGCTGAATCATCTACAATAGAACAAAAGATAGATAGAAAAGTAATCAATGTAGGTAAAGACTTAACTACTGCTGGTGCTACTGCTGGTGAGATTATGAATAATATCCCTTCTGTAAATGTGGATAAAGATGGTAAGATATCTCTAAGAGGAAATGAGAATGTACGTATCCTTATCGATGGGCGTCCTACTAATATGTCTTCTGAACAGGTATTAAAACAAATTCCTTCTACTTCTATTAAGAGCATTGAGTTAATTACTAACCCTAGTGCTAAGTATAATCCTGAAGGAATGTCAGGTATTATCAATATCGTGTTACACAAAAACACAATGGATGGCTTTAATGGTTCTGTAGACACAGGAGTTACATTTGCTCATACTGTTAAGAATACTAACTCTATCAATGCTAACTATAGACAAGGTAAGTTAAACTTCTTCGCTAATGGTAGCTACTCGTATGGAAAGTATAAAAATGATGGTGATATGCTACGTACGGATATTATGTCTCCTACAGAGATTCGTATGAATAATAAGAATAAGAACTACTTCTATAAAGTAGGTATGGATTATTATATCAACGATAACAATACATTGTCATTCTATACTAACCAAAGTACAAATGATAGAACAACAGATATGGATAACGCGACTACATATCCTAAAAACTTATTCGAAGATATCTTCCAAAAAACTGTTTATGATGGAGATAATAGATATAGTGCGTATAACTTAGCTTATAAACATCTATTTGAGAAAAAAGGTCATACTTTAGATATCGAAGGAAACTTTAGTCGTAACAAATCTACGAATGACGGAGACTACAATACGATTATAGGTAAAAATCCTAACCAAGTTTATCAAGATAGAAACAATGATAAAAGTGATTTAACAACAATCAACATTGATTATGTAAATCCTTTAAACGATCATACTAAACTAGAAGTTGGGGCAGAAGCTAGAATCTCTAGAGCGGATAACAACTTTGATTCTAATAATCCTTTGATTCCTGAGAAGAATAAAACAATCAACAATAAATACAACCAAGATATCTTCTCTGCTTATGTAACTTTTGGTCAAACTTATGGTAAGTTTAACTACCAAGTAGGGACAAGATTAGAAAGCTATAAAGTAGAATCTAAATTAGGAGGAACAACTACTTTTAAAGATGACTACGTTACCTTATATCCGTCTGTATACTTAGGGTATTCTATGACAGATAACGATATGTTTAACTTAAGTTATAGTAGACGTGTAGATAGACCTAGTATTTCTCAGACTAACCCTGTTAGACAATTCTCTACTCCATTAATGACAATGGTAGGTAATCCTGAATTAAAACCTCAGTTTACTAACTCTGTAGAATTAAATTACACAAGAATGTTTAATAACAAAAGTAGTGTAACTGCTGGAGTGTACTATAGAAAGATCAATAAAGAAATCAACCACGTTATCTACGATGACCCAGACAATGATAACCCAAATGCTTTATTAATGACTTTTGATAACTATAAGTCTAATGATGCTTATGGATTTGAACTTTCTGCTAATATCAAATTAACTCCATGGTGGGATATGCAACCTGGTATTGATTTCTCTAGTATTAAACAGACTGGTTTTGTATCTCAGTTAAACAGTACTACAAATCAAATGGATTTTATTGAACGCGATATTACTGCTAGTGCATTCAATGCTCGTTTAAACAGTAACTTCAAAGCGACTAAAAACTTAAGATTTAACTTATTCGGATTCTATAGAGGTCCTGTAGATGGTATCACAATGGACTCTAAAGAGATGTATAAAATAGATGCTGGAGCTAGATACTCTTTACTTGAAAACAAATTAAGTATCAGTGCAAGATTCAATGATATCTTCAATACTATGAAATTCAAATACAGTTCTCAGTACCCTTATGCTTCTAATGGACAATTTACATGGGAAAGTAGATCAGTTTACATCGGAGTAAACTATATGTTCGGAGGAGGAAAAGGACGTGCATTACAAAGAAAGAACAGAGATTCGAATACAAAAGAAAGTGGAGGTGCTGGAGGATTATTCTAA